TAACCCGATGACTACAAAGGCCATCACCAAGCCATACGTCCTGTTTACTGTGATGTTCCCACACGACATCTTCACCACAGCTATGTGCTCGCAGTACGTATGGGAGATAATGCGGTTTGCACAGAATGGCTGCCTGatcaggagcaggggcagaggtagAATGATGAGAACAGCTCTTATCAAACCCACTAGTGCTAGCTTAGCTATTCGTTCATTGGTGAGGATGGTGGCGTATCTCAGAGGACTACATATGGCAACGTAACGATCGAAGGCCATTGTCACGAGCACGGCTGAATGCATAACAGAAACTGCATGAAGgaagaacatctgggtgaggcaacCGCCCACAGTAATGcctttcaaattgaaccaaaatatacacagtgctTTCGGTATGACAGAGGTAGATGTGCTGATGTCTGTGAgtgccagcatgcagagcagcaggtaCATCGGCTTGTGCAGGGTCTGTTCTTTTCCTACAACAAACAGAACCATGACATTTCCTAACAGGCCGATAGTGTAGAACgtggagaaagggatggaaatccagaCATGGGCAGGTTCCAGGCCAGGGATTCCTGTAAGGATGAATGTTGAAGGGTCAGAGGGGGTCACATTGAAAGCTGCCATGAGATGTTCAATGCATCGATCGGGCTCGGAAAAGCTTAAAGTGCCTGTGAAGGAAGAGAAGCACAACAAGGGGGATTACAGAGTTTAGAACAAATAGCACAGTCAATATTTTATAGTTATTACAAATCTAGAAAAGGGGTGAACAATGACGTGGCAACATCTGCAGATGGCACCAGATTACTTAGGTCACAGCCAAGTGCAGAGAAGTCCTCAGAGGGAGCTAACAAAGCCAAATGAAGTGTCAGTAACTGTAACTTGTATGCCCTTTGAAGGGAAAACTTGAACTCCTCAAACACCTTACCAAGTTCTGATTAAACAGTCTCTAGCCTGATTTAAGGTGTActaataatattaatttaattcatCAATGTATATAGCTTTAGcctatggcaggaaccctttgtttcaaaacttggttcccagctCAGTTTGTGGGAAAATACAGACCTCCCCAAGATGTACATGCCACTCCCTAGCCCCACAAACCCAGCATCCCTGCCTGCCTCCACAAACCTTAGCACTGCCTGCTTCTCTGTGTACACATCCCTCCCTACCCTCACAACACACAGCATTGCCCATCTGTCCATGCACACCCTGTTCCCAGACCCCATCGCTCTCAGTGCTACCTGCCTGCCCATTTATATCCCACTCCAAACCTCAGAATCCCCAGTGCTGACCACTTGTCCAGGTAggttcccccaacccccagaacCAAAACCAGGTGCCACATCCCACAGCACCAGATCATAGGAAAACCTCCTCAGAGGAGGTTAAACTCAGTGTCTGCCTGCactggggaaaagggggagatcAGCCTGAACTGCCTTTCTGGGGGGCAAAGGGAACCCCAGCAGCAGCTTGGCCTGtacagggaaggagagagggacagacccggcag
The DNA window shown above is from Trachemys scripta elegans isolate TJP31775 chromosome 1, CAS_Tse_1.0, whole genome shotgun sequence and carries:
- the LOC117872577 gene encoding putative olfactory receptor 52P1, whose amino-acid sequence is MAAFNVTPSDPSTFILTGIPGLEPAHVWISIPFSTFYTIGLLGNVMVLFVVGKEQTLHKPMYLLLCMLALTDISTSTSVIPKALCIFWFNLKGITVGGCLTQMFFLHAVSVMHSAVLVTMAFDRYVAICSPLRYATILTNERIAKLALVGLIRAVLIILPLPLLLIRQPFCANRIISHTYCEHIAVVKMSCGNITVNRTYGLVMAFVVIGLDLTLIALSYGLIIRAVLRISSKKAHQKALNTCTAHMCVMLTFYTPFLFSSLTHRFSQGFAPHIHIILANLFFLIPPMLNPIIYGVKTKELRDKVGKYTSRICLLVRH